The genomic region ggaggggattattcctgattcatgtaattttgcgGACAACAATTGTCAACGGGTTATATTGAACAATGGGATCGCGCAAGATGAGGCAATATGCGGTAGTATTTGCAGGTACGTCTTGCTTACATTCAAATTCTATCCTTACGTCCACAGTGGCATTTTTGACAGACTCGTTTTGTCGCGAGCAGTCAATGACCGTGAGAGGACCGCACTCTAGAAATTTTGCcatgataaataatacattatcattattgcatCCGTAATAAGATTTACGAAAACGCGCATACATGTCGAATAGGATAgcgtatctctttttatcaaaatccaaatttaaatcattatacGGATAAAATTCAGAGTTTAAATAGAGTTTAACGTTTGCCaatttgcagtcgtcgaatttggTAATATCTTTCGACGCTACATATTTTCTATCATTCTGTAGTGCAAAGATTACGTATCGCGGTTTCTCCAACTGAGAGGCAGTTTTCACAGTCCACGAATACTTGGTCGTACTGTGtagcaaagaaaatttgtataGATTCCACGAGCGGAAACTCATGTTCAAGTATAATATCTACCGCTTTCCAACGCTCGTAGCAAGGACAGTTTACTAATTTCGTTCAATATTACGTGAGGCATACGCCattgtattttgtgtaattcAATCTCAGCTTCAGCCGCCTGAGCTCCAAATAGACAATTGTAGTCGTTGTGCGAACGTATTAGAATCAATtcatgacgagcgttaatcacAACGCGCttataatcctcgcaaaatcctaGCAACATGTTGAGCGGCAcgcaaaaatttaagtaatctTCATCATCATTATTTACAACTATATTCCACGCAGCGTTGTGCAAGATTTTACTTCTCTCATGTGTTAGGAAGATGTAGTTTTTAATCGTACAAGTTATTCCaacgtttctgttgcgatcaatttCCACACCGTTGAGTTCATGTCGAAGttcatcaaacatgaatgcaacgcaattatttcCCAATATCATTAGTTCATCCTTTTTCCTTATCGTCAATTTTCCCTCAACATAAAAGAAGCTTTCGCACAGTAACGTGTACAAATCCTGATGCTGTATAGGTATCCGTATCTCCGCTATATCCAAGTGTTGTATTTGCGTATGGATTGTACGTATGAGTTTTAATCCTTACTATACAGTCGTCAAAGATCGATTCGCTTTCAATGTTCAAAATATCAatcattctttcaattatttcgtacGACGAATCTcaaagactttaaaaattcacgattCAACGCGCTGAGCTTCTTTTTAGCGTAACCAGACACCCGATTATTATCACCAGACACCGCTCGCCTCCTCGCAAAAGTGTTGTCCCTCGTAAAGATATTGTCTCTCGCGTGCTCCGTTTCGTTCGACACGagcatattatttttgacgTCGTCGTACGTGCAATCGTACGGTAATTTcctctcctcgaaaatcgagcaaTCGACCCTCCTGATCCACAACACGTATCGTTAAATGTATCAGTAATGCTTCGCACGACGATCGGTAGATAAATGATTTGCACGggcgtttccgatatcttatatcccgGTGGTACGCTCggagaaaattcatgtatcgtgtGTACGCGCTTGCTATTGCTATATGCACCAGCGGTCGCACTGCATTCTATATGAATAatgtttacattaataatatttatcggcaCATCCGATTCGTACCATTTCCGCGGCTGCAATACACGATTTGAGAATCCCAACGATCCCATGTTGTTgggcttattaaaatttattctgtatgcgcatttaatttcacttttcaacatattatGATTAGAGCAAATCACTGTTGGATATTTCTCatcattgatattaataatgttgtgGGAATCgaattgtaaaattgcatgcgttagatattcatttataccATGCAATTCGTACGATCCTTCGGGAATTGTAATTTCCTTGTCGTCGttgtcaaagtaaaatttattattcgaggaattcacgttcggtATTGTATGATAAGTTCCAAAATTTGTTAAACCAAGTTCGCAATCATCATCGTTCAAATCTATAGCTGGAAAGTAGCTTACAGCAAGAACGCTACTTTTGCCAGTCAATGTAAGTGTCAGTGACATGTCGAATACTGAGTCATGACAGTAGAGTGTtaggctttaaatttaatcgtttgaagaaattgcagacacaattgtccgcaaatactctgattataattttgataagacgCGCGattgtattcaatttttcttacattctGTCCAAAATTTCTCGGGTGGCCAAAGATTTctaaaactgtcaaaatatacaaCATCATCTCCCCTCTTTGCGTATGCTACACAATGAATACCGGGGCCCGCAACGTCGTTCAAATTGATAATGCCGCTCTCATTTCGTCGCACGCCGCTTATCGGTAAATTATTGCGCATGAAAACGCCTCTAAAGAAaggtatgtacatatatcttgCAAGTTGTTCCAATTGTACGTTAGTTGTTACACTCACAGgcatttttaacgtttttctAACGGTTTTTTTTGTTAGCAGTCGTTGAGAACCCCCGTCCACTCTTGTACGAAGCGAGATAAAGTCCACGACCTTCCATAGCACGATTGTGACGTTGCATTTCTTCGAATTGGCGTTGCGCGGCCTTGCTATCGTTTATCGCGTTTGCGATTCCCGCTGCTCCACCAGCCAAAGAACCGACTATTCCCAACAAAAGGAAAATCGGTAAAATACCACCACGCTTCGCTActggaagtattcgttttttcaacatctttttcttttttggtgattttttcatcttcattcCCATACCAAATTTCGTTTTTGCCTTCATGGCTGTCCGAACAGTCGTAGCAGCCGCTCTTTCACCAAGAGTCGAATCTCTTGCGGTTCCCGCGCCTTCGCAGCTAGTATACGATCCGCAacgtgtcgttcgccgaggtcgttgcttcgcgagtaagctaTATCGTGCTCGCGACACGCGGCGTCCAATGGATTGATATCTTGATCacctctagccaatcgttcttTTAAACGAGTTTccggtccgcaaaactgatatccagcAGTATGCAATTTGATAGGAAGAGCGTTTATCGCACGATTCAATAGACCGCTACCTCTTATAATTCTCGCTGACATTCGTagcaatctttaataaatggtGCTGGACCGTCGATATGTGTTTGCTGCCAcggtaaattataatgtcaCAAACATCTACGATACCGTTGTACTTCAGAATCAGCCTTTATATGTTCGGGAAGTTTGTCCCAGTCGTTCCACATAGCGGCTAAACTgtctcaaaaaaataatctttgatatatattgtaattcatGATATATATTGCTGTTCAGAGGTAAGCTCGAGAATATGATTGTCGTCCGAcagatgaaaaaacattttcaatactGAACGGTTTCGATTCGGTGCACATCTATAAATAGGTCTTCCTATGACTCATTCTTAAAATGCGGTTTGTGCGGCAAGCGACGATAATCAAAGTTATAAACTTTGACAATAGACTAatgcttgaaaaagaaatacgcaAGCGTGGAAGCATGTTATCAATTACTATACGCGGTATGATTTGCGGTCCTTCGAATTGTGGTAAGACTAATGTATTGATAAATCTAATTGAAAGTCCGTACGGTGTTCACTTTGAGAACCTATACGTATACTCAAAATCGCTTTAACAAccgaaatatcaatatttggaaaatttattgacaccGATAGACGAAATTGGTTATTTCACATTCTCTAATAATAGTGAAGTCGTTCCTCCAAGCGAGGCGCTTCcgaattccatttttatctttgatgacgtggcgtgcgataaacaagatacgataagagagtactttgcaatgggtcgacactcgAGCGTCGactgtttttatctttgtcaaacgtatgccaagataTCCAAGTatcttatacgcgacaatgaGAACCtgctgattttatttaaacaggaTAGTACAAACTTGAAACATGATCAATGATCACGTAAATACTGACATGTCATACGATGattttcatgtattatatcagaaatattGGCAGCAGAAGTATGGATTCGTAGTTATTGATAAAGACAGCTCGCTGACCATTAGAAATTTGGCGCaaagtatagaaaatattttaacaaccaatgtccccatggtaaatttaacgcaagatgaatggaaagaatttcggAGCGCGACTcaatgtcatatatgtgagaaaccattcgtggaagaTGATGgtacgcgcgtacgcgatcattgtcatttgaccggacggtacagaggtcccgcgcattcaaattgcaatttaaattacaaagaatctttttgcatcccaatagtatttcacaatttatccggttatgattctcactttataatcgaggaaataacCATAGCGTTCGAAGGAGaaatcgatttacttccgataacaaaagaaaaatatatttcatttacaaaacatgttaaaggtaCATAAGACAAACCGGGAactcacattaaattacgttttatagattcatataaatttctcacaagtctcgacaaattgtcatcttttctgagcaaggataaactcaaaattttacaattagaatttaaaaatttattcgccGAGAATTTCAATTTACTAACAAGAAAAGCGTCCTTccgtacgagtacattgactgcgtagataaattTCAAGATGCGTGTTTTCCATcgcgagaatcattttacagttccttgactGGTAACACAGTATCCGAGAGCGATTACATGCACGCTGAATGTCAAAGCGATTCTTCATTCaaacgctaggcgaatatagcgatttATACCTCAAAACTGatgtcttgttattagcagacatttttgaaaatttccgcgagagttgtatcaacagttatgggctcgaccccgcgtattactatactcttcccggcTACACGTGGGACGCTATGTTAAAGCAtacgaaaattacatttgaattattcacagacattgacatggttatgtttatcgaacgaggtataTGCGGTGGTCTGAGTTAATTCCAACAAGTACGcgcatgctaataacaagtacatgcaatCGTATGACTCATCGAAACCATTaacgtacttgatgtatttcgatgttaataatttatactaatGGGCAATGTGCCAGCCATTGCCCTATTCCGATTTTCAGTGGGTtgataatgtttccaattttgatgtattatcgatcgcgctcgattcgtctacaAGCTACATCCTTGATGTCGACCTCGAATATCCGCAAcatcttcacgattcgcatactgacctaccgttttgtccgacacgcGACAAACCACTTAGCAAGCGCAAGGACAAGCTTCTTgcaaccttatacgataagaagcgttacgtgatacactaccgcaacttgcagcaatgttcacgtcacggccttcgtgttacaaaaattcatcgtatattacaattcactcaatctccgtggctgcgtacttatatagaactcaacacaaaatttaggacactggtaaaaaataattttgaaaaaaatttgtacaaactgaTGAATAATGTCGTGTTTGGCAAAACAAtagaaaatgtgcgcaatcgcgtagatgttaaactttgaacaaaatgggacggaaGGTATGGCGCAGAGGCattgattgcaaaaccaaattttcatagcaggagcgtttttttctaaaatttaatcgctgtggaattacgtaaacttggggtgaaattctacaaaccaatttaGGTGGGTATGTGTATTCTCAATATATCCAAGACATGTTTGTATGAATTTCACCTCGATGGTGCCAATGTATCGGGAGAGAtgtaaagtcatgtacaccgacacggatagtctcatatatcacattgagtgcgacgatgtgtatgagaatatgaaacgcgacatcaacagatttgatacgagcgactatgtgacagacaatgcgtacggtataccgctcgtgaataaaaaggtaccgggtctaatgaaggatgaaaacaacggtaccatAATAACCAAATTTGTCAgacttagagcaaaaatgtatgcgttgcACGTGGATGATAAAAAGGATatgaaaaaggtaaaaggcgtcAAGAGTTACGTTGTCgcgagaacgataacgtttgacgattacatgCGGTGTTTGAACGAGGAGATTGAAATGACGCATAGTCAATCGtatataagatcaaaattgcataaggtatacaccattcgcgaaaaaaattgctctaaatCCGTATGACGACAAATGGTATATCGTACCTACAACTACTGATACGTTACCGTGGGGACATTATAAAATAccaatgtaaataattgtatttatttatttattgtaaatataaattatatattctttcaagtaaatttatatatatttttattatattacatctttataataaattatttttatgtattcaaAAGTTGTGCGATTTATCAAATCCCAACCATTTCGCAAAAACCTTATCTCCTTTTTTGCGTATCACCTTTTCCACGAGATACACGTCGGGGTTAGCAACGTTATGTAGCTCGTATTCGTAGAATCCTCCGGCTACTGGATTTCTGCGCGAATCTTCGAGTAGATATGTCGCGGGATTAGTTTTctgtattttgataattttaaacacttcGGTCGACCAATTTGGTCTGTAACCTTTATCAAAAATggtcttgaatttactcaATCGTATCGAATCACCTACTTTGAATTTCGCTGGagtagcaatttttatattgttatataccatcgataggtctcatattgatagtgcgatgttttcgcccgttatattctgcaacgagttGGGATAACGCGTCGACCCACTTGTAATTACCATTTAACGTAAACAATTTCcacatattattctttaaagtGCGGTTGAATCGTTCCACCGAGGCTTTCATTATGGAATACGTTGAATAATGATTAACGTTCTGTTTCTTCATGagtttttatacatttgcattgtaaaatttctttcctctgtcagtttgaaaatttttcggacATGTTCAACCATCTTGAGTAAATGTTACCTGTTTGGACACGGAACGATTGGACACCAAACAATTGGACACGTAGTATTGGACACGTTCAGATTGGACACCGTACGATTAGACACACACTttgcacgattggacactgAACGATTGGACACTGAACGATTGGACACTGAACGATTGGACaccgcacgattggacactgcacgattggacaccgAACGATTGGACACTGTACATGGAAactttatcttgatatatattttcaatattttcataatacacacacacacacagggaGGTGCAAGGGAGGAGCCTCCGGCCCTCCCCCTCATCCACCTCGTTCACCTCGTTTCGCGTGGAAAGTTTCAAACCTATGTAAACTTTTGCTTTATCTTGCAATGTACATGCGAAGCGAGGTGTTCAATCGTGCAGAATGCgtgtccaatcgtgcggtGTCCGATCGTGCAAAGTATGTGTTCAATCGTGCGGTATCCAATCGTTcagtgtccaatcgtgcaaAGTGTGTGTCCAATCGTGTGGTGTCCAATCGTTCAGTGTCTAATCGTTCAGTGTCCAATCATTCAGTGTCCAATCATTcagtgtccaatcgtgcgATGTCCAATCGTGCGGTGTCCAATCATGCGGTGTCCAATCTGAACGTGTCCAATACTACTTGTCCAATCGTAGGGTGTCCAATCGTTCCATGTCCAAAGGGATCCTCCCtctcgaattatttttgcGATTGTTTCAGACATTTCGTTTCCGCTTTTACTTTTGAGCGGTATGGCCCACGAATACTTGCTCAGcacatcgataacagtgagtatgtaaGTGAAACCTTTGTTGACTCGTGCATAAGGACGCATCTCGACCACGTCCGCCTGCCACATGTCATCGTATCCGTGTACTATGACGCGTCTACGCGGAAAATTTCTTCTCGCCGGAGCGTGCAATTCTTCCACGAACTGTCGCttttcagaattatttttcttttcttgcatGTTTGATCGTGGCATATTtcgtaataatgtaaaagttcatgtataattctttatgtatctttttctGAGTCGGATGTACTTTGCACACGTGTCTGAAGCATTTTCTGCATTTCAAGCATCATTATCTGAAGAGTTTGCACATGCGTTTCGAGTGCAATAATTGTTTCTTCAATTTCTTTCTGCCGATTCCTCAAAAGTTCAACACTCATTTCAACGTACCGTCTGTTAGCAGCGTCGTTATCATCTTCCGGTTGTACTACACGTCGTATCTTGCGCGATCTTGCGTTAAAGCCGGCGCTAATCAGATACAGAGCGTTATCTCGcacataatttcttaataatctgTTCCATTCATAGTATGCCTTATTCGACATTCCGAGCGatattccaaatttattaattggcATTTCAATACCAAATGTATTGACAGAATGACTAGTATCGTCAACATgctctttaatttataataagacctGCCTCGCGAAGCTCTTCAATAATTGACAAGATTTCATTGTCATGGGCATTGTTGCCTGCTCGACGCCAAGCTTCCAGCAGCCGCAAACGATCTACCAATTCGTTGGTatcgttccaatgcacgtattcaattttattctcactCAGTGTCATAGTGCGTGATAAGTTTATaccttttctaatttttcttttgataggaaataatgaagcgattatatatttatatttgtacccTTTGTTACTTAATACTGAATTACGCACATTGCTGCCGCGTCTATGCGCCTTTGTCGccaataatatacttttatatttaggcATATCGTTCTCTGTATATACGGCAATTCGGaaattctcttgaaaattaattcgtagGGACTCGGCGTTCCCGCATATTTTACTCcatcgattattatattatcattcttatcTATTTCGAAATGTTTATCGCCGAGCATCATTTCTTCGTTGGAAAATTTAACACCATATACTTAATCCATCTCGTTATTTTCATCTTGGCTCAAAATTGTtccgatatatttttgtccgagCGGACCAAAATGTTCTCGCAACATATTCTGACCTTCGGATGTTTGTAATTGACGTTGAACCGACGTCACAATCGCTTCGGGCGTGgtcttaaaaatttcttcaacgGAAGGAGACGAGATTATTTGAGGTTGTTGTACAGCTTTTATCGGAGTCGATTGTTTCATTCGCTTTGATTGATTTGGTGTAGAAGTTATCAATGAGTCGTTTGACCATTTTcgctcccccccccccgttagattttttttcataagtcaGCGAAATGTTTGATCGTTTCTGCTTTATGCTCTCTTGATTCTTTTCCGGGTATACCAAACGGTTCCATTTTCGACGCATCAGATTCCACATCGATGGTATTCTCAACAATTGTTGTAGAGGTTCAGTGATTGACTTAAAATGTCTCTCCAAAGCGACGtcttcctcaattttaccagtttttaaagcgcgatattttttgcgaattgattCGTTCGTTTTTGCAATCTCTCTCGCAATCTTTTCACGTTTATTATCATTGTTGTTTTatcatgataaatattttgtagaagTTGTTAGACTGATGTGTTGACAGCGACTAACCGCTCTACGGTATcacaaattcattaaattctttcttatATCGTCCATTGGTCAGCGAGCTGTCTTTATCAATAACTACAAATCCATAATTGTGCTGCCAACATTTCTGACATAATGCTTGAAAATCGTCGTATGACATGTCAGTATTTACGTGATTATTGTACACATGTTTTAGGTTTGTACTAtcctgtttaaataaaattagcagGTTCtcattgtcgcgtataagatgcttgggtatcttggcatacgtttgacaAAGATCAAAACAGTCGACGCTcgagtgtcgacccattgcaaagtactctcttatcgtatcttatttatcgcacgccacgtcatcaaagataaaaatggaatttgGAAGCGCCTCGCTTGAAGGAACGACTTCACTATTATTAGAGAATGTGAAATAACCAATTTTGTCTATCggtatcaataaattttccaaatattgatatttcggttgttgaagcgattttgaGTATACAGGTTTTGAAAGCGAACACCGTACGGACTTTCAATTAAACTTATCAATACATTAGTCTTATCACAATTCGAAGGACCGCAAATAATACCGCGTATAGTAATTGGTAACATATTGCCATGCTtgcgtatttctttttcaggcaTTACCCAGATAGCACAAAGATGAACATAAGTTCAAAGGGAAATCATTTTAAAGAATACTCGtagaattagaaaaatgaatatctgAAGAATTCTTGAAGAATTATCCATAATCAGTTCATcttgaaatattctttataaattcattttaatgaaTACTTTGCGACTATGTACTATGAATCCTTTGAGAATTTATAAGGACTTACTTGTTATTTTTCCACGCATGGGCAAGACTGTGTGTGTTCAGTTCGGACTTTATCTTGTACAGTGTGCAATGTGTTAAGtgtattttgcaataaaaaggtggtaatatatttatatatgttgtgACGAAGTCACCAGGAGCCGAATATCCGCCCCTGTAAAATAATCGGTGCCTTTTGGTGCCACCAGACGTTGCGGCGCTGGAGCTCCCGGTCTCCCCACTCGACCGCCTCCCTACTCTACTCGTAACGGAGAGTGGGAGGCCGACCGCCGGGTATATAAGCCGGTTCGGCCGGAGAGCCGACACCTAGTCCTGTCCCGATTCTACCTCGAGGGAGTTCCCCCAAAGCTTCAGACACAAGCGACTATTCTGATACGATCCTCCGGACAACAGGCGTTCTCGTTGATCCGACCGGGCGTCCCCGGCCTCCGACTCAGTACCAACCATCCTCCGGACAACGGGAGTTCTCGTTGATCCGACCGGGCGTTCCCGGCCTCCGGCTCCTTGCCGACCATCCTCCGGACAACGGGAGCTCTCGTTGATTCGACTGGGTGTCCCCGGCCTCCGGTTCCTTGCCGACCATCCTCTGGACAACGGGAGCTCTCGTTGATTCGACTGGGTGTCCCCGGCCTCCGGCACCTTGCATGGGCCAAAAACCGTCCGTCTCCGGACGCCTACAAGTAAACCGCCCGTCTCCGGGCGCATAACGTTGACATCCGTCCGTTTCCGGACGATACCAACCAATCCGCTCGTCTTCAggcgaggagagagagagagagaaccgtCCACCACCAGGACGCCACCGACCGCACAACCAAGCGTCCGCCTTTCGTGCGCTTCCGCCAAGCCGTTCGCCACCAGGACGTCACCGACCGAATCGCCAGGCCGTCCGCCAACAGGACGCCACCGACCGAATCGCCAGGCCGTCCGCCACCAGGACGCCACCGACCGAGCCGCCGAGTGCCCGCCATCCGGACGCCACCGCCCAGGCGTCAACCACCAGGACGAAACCGAGCAGCCAGCGTCACCAGGACGACACCAACGGCCCCACACGGGACCAACTTGTACATACCGCCCTTTGTATATACACATCCCCTTTCGAATGTAAACAGCGTATCCGAGCATAGCATATCGAACTTTTATTGTACGAATACAATAAACTCGTCTAAGAACGACACAAGAAGGGAGTCTATCACCCGCCGTGCCTGTCCTTCTCCCGAACCCTGACCACGAGAGCAGTTCCGCGGCGTCGGGAAAGGCGAAACATTACAATGTATTATATCAGACTACAAAAGCACAGtgctacataattatattaataattaggtGTTATTGAATGGTAAGTATTAATTGAACTAAATATATTCCTATTACCTAACCTCAAAATAAACGCATAcagtctttatttttgttgtttattCATTCAGTAAACAAACTGTTTTAGATGGTTTGCCAACAGAATCGATCAAAATCTCTATCTATtgataaatttggataaataTTTGTCTGCATGTAGTTCATGTTTTCTCAACAGGCGATTTTTGACTATatgaatacaaatattatataggcatattttacttttatatagaatGTCTTATTTCTTAAGTCTttctaatgtataatataatgttatataatttcatacatatatt from Anoplolepis gracilipes chromosome 6, ASM4749672v1, whole genome shotgun sequence harbors:
- the LOC140666925 gene encoding uncharacterized protein translates to MPRSNMQEKKNNSEKRQFVEELHAPARRNFPRRRVIVHGYDDMWQADVVEMRPYARVNKGFTYILTVIDVLSKYSWAIPLKTKFKVGDSIRLSKFKTIFDKGYRPNWSTEVFKIIKIQKTNPATYLLEDSRRNPVAGGFYEYELHNVANPDVYLVEKVIRKKGDKVFAKWLGFDKSHNF